In the Malus domestica chromosome 16, GDT2T_hap1 genome, one interval contains:
- the LOC103403997 gene encoding asparagine synthetase [glutamine-hydrolyzing] 1-like has translation MHRGPDWSGMYQHGDSFFAHQRLAIIDPISGDQPLYSEGKSIVVMVNGDIYNHKELRSCLPNQIYKVEPKTLQDASSLKDSVEWIFWRSRVIYCV, from the exons ATGCACCGTGGACCTGATTGGAGTGGCATGTACCAGCATGGAGATTCTTTCTTTGCTCATCAGAGGCTAGCCATTATTGACCCTATTTCTGGTGACCAACCTCTCTACAGTGAAGGCAAATCAATTGTTGTCATG GTGAATGGAGATATTTACAACCATAAAGAGCTGAGGAGCTGTCTGCCAAATCAGATTTATAAG GTTGAACCAAAAACTCTCCAAGATGCTAGTTCTCTAAAAGACAGTGTTGAG TGGATATTTTGGAGGAGTCGAGTGATTTACTGCGTCTAG